Within the Tautonia marina genome, the region CCAGGGCCGAGGTCCCACCTCTGGACGGCCCTCCCGTACAGGCTCGCCCAACTGAGGCTCATGCTATCGGCCGAGAAGACCAATGGCGTGAGGCGGCCAGGCTTGCAAGAGGTTGAGGCCACCAGAACGCCCGTCTCTGCGTCCCAGAGATTCACCCTGCCGTCGGCCCCGGCCGAGGCGAGCCATCGGCGGTTGGGGGAGAAGGCCAGGGCTGTGACCGAACTTCGGTGGGCGTCGAGGTCCAGCAACAGCACACCAGTTCCCACCTCCCAGACCGTGAGGCGACCGTTCTCGTGGCCTGAGGCAATGTGGCGGCCGTCGGGCGAGAAGGCCAGGACCTGAACGATCTCCCGATCCAGCGTGATGCGGCCGCAGTCCTGGCCAGTTCGCAGGTCCTTGAACCGGATCGAGCCGTCGAGGGCCCCCAGGGCGACCGTATCTCCCTCAGGGTCGAAGGCGAAGCTCCAGATGTGCAGTCCGTCGTCACCGATCGAGGTCCAGGAGCCCCCGCCCTCGGCCTCCCAGAACGTCAGCCGGCCGTTCACCTCCAGCGCTGCCACCTCCGTCTCGTCCGGCGTGAAGGCGACCTTGCGGATCGGCCGTTCACTCTGCCCGAGGATCTGGCGGTCCTGGCGTCCCGAGCCCGGCCGATCGAGGCCATCCTCGATCCCGATGACGGCCAAAATGACGACCAGGATGGCCACACACCATCCCGGGGTCAGGATGCTCACGCGGACGCATCGGCCCGCCCGCGATCGGCCACGCGACCCCGATTCGCGGCGTTCCCAAAGATCACGAATGCGTTCAAACATTAGCAATAGACCTCATTGAGGGAACAGAATCGTCATCTCCCCAGAGCCAGGCGTTAGGGCCTCGGGTGGAAGGATCATGGTGGGCCCGTCCTCGGCGGTGACCAGGGGAGCGTCAGCAACCTCTCAGGTTACCGCCAGGGCGGACCCTCGGATTCGGCAGCTGTCGAGCTTAGAGTTGGGACATCTGTTTGAGGATTTGGCCGCGGCGCATGCCTATGCCAGAGCCCTGGCCGGGAGTGTTCTTCGGGAACCCGGCGCAGATTCCTGCGTCCGGCGGTTCGGGCGGGATGGAATTGAGGAACATGGGTGTTGCACGGGGCGGGAGAGCCTGCTCCAGGGCGTAGGCCAGGGAGATTAGCTTGGGCTCCTGCAGGAATCCCGAATAGAAGTACATGCCGGCGGGCCGGCCGTCGGGCAGGATGCTGAGCGGGAGCGCGAGACTGGGGTAGCCGGCTACGGCAGGCATAATGACGGCGGGACCGGTGCCGGGGGCAATGATGGCATCGAGATTTTGCTCCTGGAGCGCTTTGTCGATGCCGTTGGTACGAGTGACAGACCAGGTGAACTGGCGCGACGCCTGATACACCGCTTTGTCCAGGGCGGGCGGGAAGGTGATCGCTAATTCGAACAGTTCCTGCCCGAAGTACTTCATCTCCTGCGGGCAGCGAATCTGGTTCAGGCGGATCAGGTCGGCCAGGTTCCTCGCGGCCGTATGCTTCAACCTTCCGAGGTAGTTGGCCATCTGGACCCGGAATTCGTAGAGAAGAACGATCAAGAAGTCATCCGCTGAGAACAGCGCATCGATGTCGCCGGAGTCCGTGTCTTCGAACGTGGCGCCGAGACTTCCCATCACAGTGATGGCAGTCTCCACTGCATCGGCAATCGCCGGATCGCCGAAACCCGGGCTGAAGTACTTCCGATCAATCCCGATGCGAGCTCCCTGGAGGGCGTCGGGATCGAGGAAGGCCGTGTAGTCATTCGGAACGGAATCCGGGTCCACCGAACCCCACGGGGATTGCATGGCCCCGAGGAGGATCGCCGCATCGGTGACCGTCCTGGTCATCGGGCCCGCGGTGTCCTGAGTGTTCGAGATGGGGATGATGCCGGA harbors:
- a CDS encoding WD40 repeat domain-containing protein; its protein translation is MSILTPGWCVAILVVILAVIGIEDGLDRPGSGRQDRQILGQSERPIRKVAFTPDETEVAALEVNGRLTFWEAEGGGSWTSIGDDGLHIWSFAFDPEGDTVALGALDGSIRFKDLRTGQDCGRITLDREIVQVLAFSPDGRHIASGHENGRLTVWEVGTGVLLLDLDAHRSSVTALAFSPNRRWLASAGADGRVNLWDAETGVLVASTSCKPGRLTPLVFSADSMSLSWASLYGRAVQRWDLGPGGGVRTARCPVEEMVPTANGRSLLVRVDQERVWQLDAETLRIERRHRFPGRILSAMAVSNDGTHLALGGLRTVEMHHLESLSGRATTE
- a CDS encoding amidase family protein, giving the protein MSSGRLSSRELTRAYLQRIDRLNPLLGAVIETNPNAIAIAAQRDAERRAGIVRGPMHGIPVLLKDNIATDDSMQTTAGSVVLLNSRVPADSPMVARLREAGAVILGKANLSEWANFRGFGSISGWSARGGFSRNPYLLNYFPAGSSSGSAISAAANLCSCAVGTETSGSITTPASYNHTVGIKPTVGLISQSGIIPISNTQDTAGPMTRTVTDAAILLGAMQSPWGSVDPDSVPNDYTAFLDPDALQGARIGIDRKYFSPGFGDPAIADAVETAITVMGSLGATFEDTDSGDIDALFSADDFLIVLLYEFRVQMANYLGRLKHTAARNLADLIRLNQIRCPQEMKYFGQELFELAITFPPALDKAVYQASRQFTWSVTRTNGIDKALQEQNLDAIIAPGTGPAVIMPAVAGYPSLALPLSILPDGRPAGMYFYSGFLQEPKLISLAYALEQALPPRATPMFLNSIPPEPPDAGICAGFPKNTPGQGSGIGMRRGQILKQMSQL